TGAAGATATATCTGAATTAATCATAGACTTGAGATATAATGGAGGGGGGTATCAAAATACCTGCAGGTATATTGCAAATCAAATTATTCCCGCAAATTTAAATGGAAAAACAATGTTTACGGAACATTACAACCCTTTAATGCAGGGGGGTAAAGCAGACATCTTAAAAAATCAGCCTATACTTGATGCAAACGAGAACCCCGTCTATATAGATGGGAGGCATGCCACATTAAATGATATAGATTATAGTGTAAAAGGAAATACAGTTTTATTTGAAAAGCAGGGTGAGATCAAATCTATAAAAAGCGTATATTTTATCGTCAGCAAGGAAACAGCGTCTGCCAGCGAATTGCTAATTAGTATTTTACAACCTTATATGAAGGTTACATTGATTGGTGTATCTGGCGATGGTACAAATGTGCGGACTTATGGAAAGCCTGTTGGCTTTTTCGACATCAAAATCGATAAGTTTAATTTGTATTTAGCTATGTATCAAGATAAAAATGCAAATAATGACGGTAATTATTTCGATGGGTTTTCTACCAATTTATCTGTGATCGATAACCCAGTTTTTAATTTCGGAGATCTGGCAGACCCCGCGATACAGATAGCACTTGGAAATCCATCTCAAACAAACAATCCAAGAAACAAAAGCAATCTAAAATCAGCTTCACTTCAAACCAGCACAGTACATTCGTCAAAAATATATTTTTATGATAAAATAGAGCGCAAAGAGATGCTTAAAAGTGTCAAAGATTTTAAATTAAAATAACTGGAGCCTGTTTAAAATAGTTTAGAAAAGCGAGCAATTCTGTCTCTAATGAATTGGTCAATTCTTGTTTACTACTATTATCCGGTATTTAGCAAGGTTTAGCTATACTTTGATACGCACTTCAAACGGGGTTGATAGGGGGGTGAAACGCTTCGACCCGTATCAACTACGCTTCAGATGCGCATCAATCTGCTACAGAACATAGCCAGAACCCTGCTTGTAACCAGGTTATTTATGAACTTAAACAGTTCAGAACAAGAGAACAAACGGCACAAAAAAGCCGCCTTCCTGTTTTCGCAAACATAGAAGGCGGCTTTAATTAATTATTATTCCTTACTGTGGAATCAAGCTGATCGCTTTTTCCAACTGCGGGTCAGTACCCGCATCCAGTGCAGCTTTGTTATATTTAACCTCTATATCTGGCGGAAAACCAATTCCTTCATATAACTTTCCATCAACATAACGTAATGCAGTTGAAGAAGTATAAACCAAACTCAGGAAACCTGTCTTGAATTGACCGCTATTGTAATAATCGTTGTTATTTAACAACGGGCCGTTACCACCCCAGGTGCGTTCACCTACAAATTTCACATTTCCACCCGGCATCGCTTTTAGAGCCATTGTAGTCATCTCTGCCATACTTACAGAGTTCAAATCAGCCAAAACAATAATAGGAGCCGTAAACAACTTCGCATCTTTTCCAGGATGAACCTTTGCAGGTATCCATGGTGTATAATCCAATCTTCCGTTTCCAATTTTTGAACGGGTAGCACCGATAGGAAACTCCTTATCCGTCAAACCACCTACCAGTAGATCCAAATCAGAAAGATAACCACCACCATTACTTCTCACATCAATAATGATCCCTTTCAAGCCTTCCGGGTTTTTTACCTGATCAAAGTAATACTGTAAAGCTTTCTGTGCATTGTTAGGTGTTGGTAAATCCTTGATTACATTTAAACTGAATTCATTAAAGTGCAGATATAGGATATTCCCCTTAATCTTACCTGCAACAGCAAAGAACTGGTCTGTAGCCGATAAATTAATAAACCCTTTCACATATCCTTTATCCAGATATTTTGGAGGAATAGTACTGTAAAAAAAGTTAGGATTAATACTACCATGATAATCAGGGCTCTTTTGATGTCTTGCATCAGAAGGGCTGATATAAGCCGCCGAATCTTTAACATAGCTGCTATTAATTCTCAAAGCATAGTGTGAATCAATCAATGTTGAGGTCATCTCTTTAAAATAAGTATAAGATTTTCTGACATCC
The DNA window shown above is from Pedobacter cryoconitis and carries:
- a CDS encoding S41 family peptidase — its product is MKSTYLFLYKNMLHLILGICLVSALASCRKESPQINDPKRYIEGSFSEAFEAYWNGMNNNYIFWDTDPTNWDEIYRKYQPIFAKMNINDSTDVRKSYTYFKEMTSTLIDSHYALRINSSYVKDSAAYISPSDARHQKSPDYHGSINPNFFYSTIPPKYLDKGYVKGFINLSATDQFFAVAGKIKGNILYLHFNEFSLNVIKDLPTPNNAQKALQYYFDQVKNPEGLKGIIIDVRSNGGGYLSDLDLLVGGLTDKEFPIGATRSKIGNGRLDYTPWIPAKVHPGKDAKLFTAPIIVLADLNSVSMAEMTTMALKAMPGGNVKFVGERTWGGNGPLLNNNDYYNSGQFKTGFLSLVYTSSTALRYVDGKLYEGIGFPPDIEVKYNKAALDAGTDPQLEKAISLIPQ